The nucleotide sequence CCAGCGCATGCAATCGGCCGGCCTTCACCAGCGGCATCGAGGTCACCATGGTGTCGAAGGCGAAGCTGACCTGGCCGCCCATCAGGTCGGTGAGCATCGGGCCCGCGCCCTGGTAGGGAATGTTCGAGACCTCGATGCCGGCCTGCGCCTTGAAGGCCTCCACCGCCAGGTGGGTGGTGCTCGCGCGCACGCCCGAGCCGTAGTTGATCTTGCCGGGCGCGGCCTTGGCGGCGGCCACCAGCTCCTTCATGTTCTTCGCGGCGAAGCGCGGATTGGCCACCACCATCAGCGGCGTGCGCGCGGCCGTGCCCACGGGCACCAGGTCGTTGAACACGTCGAAGCGCATGTCCTTGTAGAGGAAGTGGTTCACCACCACCGCGGTGCTGCCCATCAGCAGCGTGTAGCCGTCGGCCGTGCTCTTGGCCACGTAATCGGCCGCGATGTTCTGCGAGGCGCCGGGCCGGTTCTCGACCAGCACCGGCTGGCGCAGGTCCTGCGCGAGCTTCTCGCCGACGATGCGCGCCGCGAGGTCGGCCGGCCCGCCGGGCGGGAAGCCCACCACGAGGTGGATCGGCTTCGAGGGATAGGCGCCCTGCGCGACGGCCTGCAGGGGCGCGGT is from Variovorax paradoxus and encodes:
- a CDS encoding tripartite tricarboxylate transporter substrate binding protein encodes the protein MTFRHRPSSPRRALLLAAGLALTAPLQAVAQGAYPSKPIHLVVGFPPGGPADLAARIVGEKLAQDLRQPVLVENRPGASQNIAADYVAKSTADGYTLLMGSTAVVVNHFLYKDMRFDVFNDLVPVGTAARTPLMVVANPRFAAKNMKELVAAAKAAPGKINYGSGVRASTTHLAVEAFKAQAGIEVSNIPYQGAGPMLTDLMGGQVSFAFDTMVTSMPLVKAGRLHALAVTSATRSPIAPELPTVAESGYPGFEAIGWFGILAPKGTPQPVVQRLNASLQKVLAAPDVAQRLAGAGGDVMPGTPEDFARLMRSESEKWGSVIKRVGITLD